In the genome of Bordetella avium, the window CACGCAGGACGTGGAAAAAGACACGCAAAAGCTCCAGCAGCGCTCGCAGACGCTGCAGGCCGTGATCGAGACAGACCGTCAGAAGATCGAGCAGCTACGCCTGGATGTCGCCCAGGGCAAGCTGGATCAGGCCAGCGCCCGCAAGCAACTGCGCAATGTCGACGCCGACATCGCACGCATCAAACAAGAGCAGGACAATATCGACAACAAGATCGCGGCCTACCGGGAAGCCGCCGCCAGCACTCAGGATGGCTCCAAGAAAGATCTGAAGAAGCTCGATACCCAAATCGAAAAACTCCAGGCCGAAGCGGCCAAGCTGCGCACCGCCATGGGCACGCTCAGCACGCAGCGCGACTCGCTGGACTGGGGCAAGATCGTATGAAACGGCTTACCCCCCTGCTGATGCTGGGCCTGGCCGGCTGCGCCTCGCTGCCGCCGGGCGCCTGCGATCCCGCCAACCGCGACGTGAGCGTCATCCGTAAAATGCAGTGCGATGGCTCGGGCAGCTACCGCCAGACGGTAGACCAGAAAGAGGCAAGGCTGTCTGCGGCACAGGAAGAAAACGCCCTGTTCCGCCTATCGCTCGACGCGCTGGAGGCGCAGCGCGCATCCTTGGGTCAATCGGTCCAGGAGCAGCAAAAAGCGCGTGATGCCGCCGTGGCCAGCACACGCCAGTTGCTGGATCAAGTGCGCCAGCGCGCTGGCGCCAATGACAAGCTCAAATTGCAACTGAGACTGGCCGAGAAAGACCTCGCGGCCTTGCAGGCCCAGCCGATCAAGGCCGGCGACGCCGACATCGCCGCCCGCCAACGCCAGGTGCAAGACCTGGAACAAATGGTCAAACGACTGCGCGCCAGCGTGCTGCAAGCCCCCTAGCCAACATCGCGCGGTTCGCCGCGCGCCAATCCTTTCCGCACCGTGCAACGTTTTCAGCGTGATCCTCTGCCCCAGGGCACTTCCACCGACGAGATGGCCCGCTTCTTCGAGGAGCGGGTTGCGGTTCTCGAACGCCATTTCCCACCCAGCGTCGCCCAGGTCTATGCCCTGCCGCGCCTGGGCAGCGACGCCTCTCTGGAGTGGTGGACGAGCCAGGAAGGCGCCGTCACCCCCTTTGCGTCGCTGAACGAAACGCAGCAAAAAGCCTTGCTGGCACGGCATGCTGAACACCAGGCCCAATTGCAAAGCCTGGCTCGATCGCTCGACGCGCGGGGCATGGCGCCGCAAGCCAATTTGGTGCGCAGCCTGCAAAGCCGGGCCGATCCGGCCAGCATGTTCAGCGTGGAAGGCCATCTGCTGCTCACGCAGGGAATGCCCGCGCCGGCCGCCGCGCCTCCAAGCCGGCGGCGCTGGCTATGGATTGCGCTGCCGCTGTTCTTACTGCTTTTGCTGCTGGCCCTGCTGTGCTGGTGGCTATGGATGCGTCCGGCCGTGCCGGTGCCCCCCGCGCAAACCGTCCCTCCCGAGCAGATCGCCCCCGAACCGGCGGCGCCCCCGGCCAAGGCCGAGCCTGACGACAAAAACTGGCCGACCGAACTGGTCATCGTGCTTGACACCTCGGCAGCCATGAATGAGCGGGCAGGCCAGGGTTCGCCAAGCCGGGCGGAACTTGCCAGCAGGGAAATCGAGCGGCTGAGCCAGGGCCTGCCATCCAAAACGACCGCACATCTGGTGCGCTATGGCGGCGGCGAATGCCGCGCGCCGACCTATCAGGGACCCTTCCCGGCCTCGGACCGCGGCCAAATGCTCTCGGCCGTCAAGCAATCCGACAATGGCGGCAAGGCCTCTCTCGGAGCCAGCCTGCGCCGGGCGGCCGAAGCCGTGGACGGCAAGAGCCGCGATGCCCTGATCTTCGTCTTTGCGGGCGGACCGGATCGTTGCGACGAAGACGTCTGCGCCGTGGCCCGAGAACTGCATGCCAAACAACCGCGTCTGCGCATCAACCAGGTCGATCTGACCGGCCAGAAGAATCTCGACCCCTGTGTGGCGCAGGAAACCCAGGGCAACGCCTACACCTGGGGCGACCACAAAGGTCAATCGGTAGACCTGTCGGCCGAAGCGAGAAAGCTGCTCGACGCGAAATAAAAGCGGGGCTCAAGCCTGCGCCGGACTGGGCGCAGGTTTAGTCGCGGAAGTTATCGAACTGCAGCGGCAGGTCCACTTCTGTCTTGCGCAGCAACTGCATCACCGCCTGCAGATCGTCGCGTTTCTTGCCGGTGATGCGCAGTTTTTCGCCGTTGATCTGGCTCTCGACCTTCAGCTTGCTCGCCTTGATGGCGGCGATCAGCTTCTTGGAGACCGCCTGCTCGATACCCTGCTTGATGGTGATCTTCTGACGCGCGCCACCCAGATTTTCGAGCGGGCTTTCCTCGTCCAGGCAGCGCACGTCTATGCCTCGCGCACCCAGCCGGCCGCGCAGAATGTCCAGCATCTGCTTGAGTTGAAAGGCGCTGGAGGCGACCTGGGTCACCACATAGCCTTCCAGCTCGAACTTGGCATCCGACCCCTTGAAATCGAAGCGGGTGGACAATTCGCGGTTGGCCTGATCGACCGCGTTGGTCAGTTCGTGCTTGTCAACTTCGGAAACGACATCAAAGCTCGGCATGAGGGTTCATCCTGAAAGAAGGGAAACGGCCGCAAGTTTAAGACGAATCTGCCTTCTCAGCGGCGCGGCAGCACACCCGTGGGGTTCACCGGCTTGCCATCGCGGCGCAACTCGAAATAAAGCTGATTGCTGCTGGCATCGCTATTGCCCATCTCGGCAATCTGCTGCCCCTGCTTGACACTCTGCCCCTGCTTGACCAGCAGTTTGCGGTTGTGCGCATAGATAGTGATGAAGTTATTGCCATGGCGCAAAATCACGAGATTGCCATAGCCGCGCAGACCATGGCTCGCATAGGCCACTGTGCCGGCGGCAGCAGCCAGCACAGGGGTGCCCGAGGCATTGGCGATAGTCAGGCCATTGGACGAGGTGCCGTTGTACGTCCGCGTGAGCTTGCCTTCGGCCGGCCAGATCAGCGTGATGCCGGTCACCGGCGCGCCGCGCGGGGCAGACGGCGGCGGCGAAGCTGCGCTGGACCGGGGTTTGCTGGCGACCGTACCCGAGGTGCCGCCGGGAGGCTGCACGCGCAGCAACTGCCCCTTCTCGATGCGATTGGCGCTGTTCAGTTTGTTCCAACGAACCAGGTCAGGCACGCTCTGGTTGTAGCGCCGTGCAATAGCGCTCAGCGTTTCGCCGGACTCCACCCGATGAAATCCCGGACTGACAGAAGATGATGCGCAGCCCGCCAGAACAGCGAGCAGGGCCGTGGCGAACAGCAGGCGCAGCGGCGAGAAGCGAGAGACAAAGGCGAGGAACAAAACGTCGGCGTTGGGAGATGGATGACCCGGCAAGCGTACCAAGAAATACGGCATAGGGGCCGCGGGCCTGAACCCCGCGCGCCCTTCGACACCGTCATCCTGACGAAGTTTTACAGTTTTTTCTGTCTTTCATGAAAGGCCGCCGCCTGATGCCGCGTGGGCAGGAGCGCGATCACACAAGGCCAGCAGGCCGGTCGCGGCCTGCTGGCCGTTATTGGCGCTGCCGAGGTCTTCGGTCACACCTTCTAGCTTGGCGGATTGTTCGAGCGACTCTTGCAGCACCGCGCTCATGATCTCGGTCACACGGCGCGATGACGCCACGATATCGGTCATCGTGCTGCCGGCTGACTGCACAAGCTCAGCGCCGCGCCCAATCTGCTCAACCGAGGTGTTAATGAGATGCTTGATTTCTTTGGCGGCTGAAGCGCTGCTCTGCGCCAGGCTGCGCACCTCGGCGGCCACCACGGCGAAACCCTTGCCATGCGTGCCAGCGCGCGCCGCTTCGACGGCCGCATTCAGGGCCAGGATATTGGTCTGGAAGGCGATACGGTCCATCACGCCGATGATGTCGGAAATTTTGCGCGAGCTGGCGGTGATGGTGTTCATCGTGGTGATGACGTTTTCCACCGTATTCCCGCCCTGTTCGGCCACCCGGCAGGCCTGCTGGGCGAGCTCATTGGCCTGCGAGGCGCGAACCGCATTCTCGCTCAGCCCCTGCACCGCCAGCCGCAAAGTTTGCGCGGCGGTGATGCGGCGCGTGATATCGGTGGCGTACTTCACGACCTTGAAGGGGCGCCCATCCACATCGAAAATCGGGTTATAGCTGGCCTCGATCCAGACGCTGCGCCCTCCCTTGCCGATGCGCAGATATTGGCCGGTTTGATGCTCGCCTGCCCCCAGCTTGCGCCAGAACTCGGCATAGGCGGGGCTGGAGCGCTCAGCGCGCTGCACGAACATACGGTGATGCTGACCTTCGATTTCATCGAGGCGATAGCCCATTGCCGCCAGAAACAGCTCATTGGCGTCGAGGATATTGCCGCACAGATCAAACTCGATGATGGCCTGCACCTTGCTGATAGCCTCCAACTGGCCTTGCGCATCCGAGCGGCGTATTTGCTCTTCGGTGATATCCGTGGCGTATTTGACGATCTTCAGCGCTTGCCCCTGAGCATCACAGATCGGGTTGTAACTGGCCTGCAAGTAGATATCGCCGCCATCCTTGGCGATGCGGCGGTAACGCCCCGAATCGGGCCTGCCCATCGCGAGCTTTTCCCAGAATCGCTGGTAGTCCGATGAAGCCCATTGCTTGGGATCGACAAACATGCGGTGATGCTCACCGATGATCTCGGCCAGCGTGTAGCCGAAGATATTCAGAAAATTGCCATTCGCCGTCAGCACAGTGCCATCGGGATCGAATTCGATGATGGCCTGCACCTTGTCCAGCGCCGCCAGTCTCGCGCGCTGTTCAGCGTGCTGAACTCCCAGCCATTTGCCTAAAGAAAAGCGCTGCATCATCGCCTCCTCCTTTGGGGTAGGACAAACACATCGGGTCAAGTGCTGCCGAGCGGGTCGGGATGTGCATAACCGAGACACAGAACATGGCGCGCCACCCGCATCCCTAAACCGGCCTCCTTCCCCTGGCATATCCGCCACTTATCGGCCCCTCAGCCAAAGCGCGACCTCGCCGTCCTGCCGGAAGGCGGACAGTGCTTTTTATATTTCTATACGTTTTACTATCCACACCATGAAACTATTGGATATATTTTGCCATAAATAATGGCAACAATACCGTTGATTTCACTAGGGGAAATCCGCAGGGCCGCAGGCGGCGCTCTCCTCTTGCTCAGCGCAGGATGACCGATTAATCGAAGCTTGGCCAGGGTCTCACACTTTCATGCAATATCAGACCGCACGTCCTAGTTCACCCTGGACGCAAGCAGTATCGTCGGCCTCCCTTCTCTACCGGCAGCCCAAGCCCATGAACGACCGCAATCTCAGCCACGGCCACACCCAGCCCTGCGTGGACCTTCGCAGCCGCATCGAACAGCTGGGCGATCTGCCCGGCTGGCCGGTCGAACGTCAGCTCGAACTGCTAGATACCGTCGCAGGCAGCGAACTGGGCGCCTTCGTGATGGCGCATGGCGGGCTGGATGCCCACTGGACCGACGTGGTGGTCACGCATCAATCCGGTAGCGCTCGCAATCACGCTGACATCCTGCTGCTCGAGCGGCTGCCCGCCACGCTGGCGACCCGCCATCGCTATGGAATTTTTCGACAGCTTTTGCAAGCGGCCTTGCGCCCCCGGATGACGCTGCTCAGCATTCCCTGCGGCACCCTGACCGATCTGCTCAGCCTGGACTACCGCAACGCACCCGAGGTGCATCTCATCGGCGTCGATATCGACGCCCAGGCGCTCGCCACCGCCCGCTCGCGCGCCTTGCAACAAGGGCTTCCCGTCGATCTGCGCCAACAAGATGCCTGGCAAGGCGACATCGCCGCCGAAGCTGACATCGTCGTCAGCCACGGCCTGTCATCTACGAACCTAACACCGAGCGCGTGACGCAGCTCTATCGACGTTGCGCTGCCGAGCTCAAATCGGGCGGCCTCTTTCTGACCAGCTTCATGACGCCGCCCCCCAGCCTGAATCCGGCCTCGCCCTGGCGCCTGGACCGCCTGAATGCCGACGACCTGATGTTGCAGCAGGTGCTGTTCACACGGCTGGCCGCACCGCGTTGGACCGGCTTGCGCACCCACGGCGAAACCCGCGCGCTGCTCGAAGAAGCCGGCTTTCACGACATCGTCTTCCACGATGATCCGGCCTGCCTGTTCCCGACAGTGACGGCCCGGCGGCCCTAGAGTGTGCAAGCCCTCATCGGCCCACAAAACAACAACGGCGCCCAAGGGCGCCGTTGTTGTTTACAGCAATGCCGTATCAGGGCATGGGATGCAACATGTTGGCATTCATGTTGTGCAGCACCCAGATCGAACCACCCACAATGATGGCGATGATCATGACCGTAAACAGGAAAGCCGACAGGTTGTCCTGCTCGCTCTTGGCGGTGCCCATGTGCATGAAGAACACCAGTTGCACCAACAACTGAACCACGCACAGCACCAGGATTCCGCCCAGCACGAGCGGACGCGAGAAGGTGCCATTCATGACCAGCCAGAAAGAACCCAAGGTCAAGATGATGGAGAGAATGAAGCCAATGATGTACGACTTCAGGCTGCCGTGACCGCCATCGGCGTGGGCGGCGTCGTGATGAGCAGACATCAGATGGCTCCCATGAGATAAACAAAGGTGAAGACGCAGATCCAGACGATGTCCAGGAAGTGCCAGAACAGGCTCAGGCAAGCCAGACGGCGCTTATTGGTGGCATCCAGACCATGGCGGCACACCATGATGATCATGATGATGATCCACAGCAGACCGGCGGTGACGTGCAGACCGTGGGTGCCGACCAGGAAGAAGAAGGACGACAGATAGGCGCTGCGGTCCGGGCCCGCACCTTGATGGATCAGGTGCTGGAACTCATAGAGTTCCATGGCGATAAAGCCTGCGCCCAGAATAAAGGTGATGACCAGCCACGCGATGACCTTGTTGGTCTTGCCGGCATACATATTCAACATGGCCACGCCGAACGTGAAGCTGGAGATCAGCAGCAGCATGGTTTCGACCAGAACAAAGTTCAGGTCGAAGAGATCGCGGCCGGTCGGGCCGCCAGCCGTCGCGCCGGACAGCACGGCGAAGGTGGCGAAGAGCACCGAGAAGATGAGCAAATCGCTCATCAGATAGACCCAGAAACCGAAAACGGTTTTGGACCCATCGTCGTGGTGCTCATGCCCGTGGTGGGCATCTTGAGAGTGAGAGGCTACAGCGTGCGTCATAGTGGATCAGATCGCCTTTTGCAGTTTGGCGTAGTATTCATTCTCGATTCGCTCGACTTCGGCCGCAGGCACGTAGTAGTCGATATCGCGATCGAAGGCGCGGACGATGAAGGAACCGATCATGCCGACCAGACCCACGATGGCCAGCCACCAAATGTGCCAGATGAGGCCGAAGGACATGATCAGGCCAAAGGCGCCGATATAGATGCCTGCGGCGGTATTGCGCGGCATGTGGATGTCTTCGTAGGTCTTGGGCTGCTTGAAGGCAACACCGCGCTCCTTATCTTCCCAGTGCTGGTCGAGCGAATCGACGTGGGGCACGTGAGCGAAGTTATAGAACGGCGGAGGCGAAGAAGTCGCCCACTCCAGGGTACGGCCATTCCAGGGGTCGCCCGTCAGATCCTGGTTGTTCTTGCGATCGACGATAGACATCACCACCTGTTGCAACAAGAACCAGATGCCCAGGGCGATGAAGAAGGCGCCGATCAGGGCAACGATCAGGTAAGGCTGCCACTCCGGGTTGTCGTAGTGGTTCAGACGGCGGGTCATGCCCTTGAAGCCCAGGATGTACAGGGGCATAAAGGCCAGGTAGAAACCGATGAACCAGCACCAGAAGGAGTAACGGCCCAGACGCTCATTCAGCTTGAAGCCGAAAGCCTTGGGGAACCAGTAGGTCATCGCCGCGATACAACCGAAGACCACGCCGCCGATGATGACGTTGTGGAAGTGCGCGATGAGGAACAGGCTGTTGTGCAGCACGAAAGACACGGCCGGAATCGCCATCAGCACGCCGGTCATGCCGCCGATCACAAAGGTGACCATGAAGCCGACCGTCCAGAGCACCGGGGTGGTGAACACGACGCGGCCCTTGTACATCGTGAACAACCAGTTGAACACCTTCACCCCGGTCGGGATGGAGATAATCATGGTGGCGATGCCGAAGAAGGCGTTGACGTTGGCCCCCGCGCCCATCGTGAAGAAGTGGTGCAGCCAGACCAGGAAGGACAGCACGCCGATCGCAGCCGTGGCGTAGACCATGGACTTGTAGCCAAACAACGGCTTGCGCGAGTAGGTCGCGATGATTTCCGAGAACGCGCCAAAGCAAGGCAGGATCAGGATGTAGACCTCGGGGTGGCCCCAGATCCAGATCAGGTTCACGTACATCATGGCGTTACCGCCACCGTCGTTCGTGAAGAAGTGCGTGCCCATGTAGCGATCGGCGGTCAACAGGGCCAGCGTGGCGGCCAACACCGGGAAGGCGGCCACGATCAGGATGTTGGTCACCAGAGCAGTCCAGGTGAACACGGGCATCTTCATCAGGGTCATGCCCGGCGCACGCATCTTCAGGATGGTGACGATGAAGTTGATGCCGCTAAGTGTCGTACCCAGCCCTGATATCTGCAGTGCCCAGATATAGTAGTCCACCCCCACGCTCGGGCTGTATTCCAGCCCGGACAGCGGCGGATAGGCCAGCCAGCCGGTCGCAGCGAATTCGCCCACGAACAGCGACATCATGATCAGCGCCACGCCGGCCGAGAACAGCCAGAAGCTCAGCGAGTTCAGGAAGGGGTAGGCCACGTCGCGCGCGCCGATTTGCAGCGGCACGATCAGGTTCATCAGGCCCGTGATGAAGGGCATCGCCATGAAGAAAATCATGATGACGCCGTGGGCGGTGAAGATCTGATCGTAGTGGTGCGGCGGCAGGAAGCCAGGGTTATCGCCCGATGCGACGGCCAGTTGGGTGCGCATCATGATGGCGTCGGCAAAACCGCGCAGCAGCATGACCAGGGCGACGATGATGTACATCACGCCAATGCGCTTGTGATCCACGGTGGTAAGCCACTCGGTCCACAGATACTTCCATTTGCCGAAGTAGGTGATCGCGCCTAGGAGCGCGAGGCCTCCCAGGGCGACAGCGGCCAGCGTAACCATGACGATAGGTTCATGGTACGGAATGGCCTCCAGGGTGAGTTTTCCGAACATCAATTACTCCGCAACAGCGATCAGATTATTCGTGGCGGGCGTGCACGTCGCAGGGTCGACACCGGCCATCTTGCTCATTTGGTTATGCACAATGAAGTCGAACATGCCCGTCGGAACTTCGGAGTACATCGTCACCGGATTGTTTTCGCTCGGCTTGGTCAGCGCCTCATAGACCGCCGGGGTGAGCGGATTATTCGAGGCGCGCGCCTTGGCGATCCAGTCGTCAAAGCCCTGCTGCGTCATGGCCAGCGCACGGAAGCGCATGCCAGAGAACCCGCTGCCGCTGTAGTTCGCGGAAATGCCGGCGTAATCGCCCACTTCAAACGCGTTCAGGTGCAGCTTGGTTTCCATGCCGGACATCGAGTAGATCTGACTGCCCAGCTGGGGAATGAAGAAGGAGTTCATCACCGACTGCGAGGTGATGCGGAAGTTGACCGGGGTATTTACCGGGAAGGCGATCTGGTTCACCGTGGCGATGTCGTAATCGGGGTAGATGAACAGCCACTTCCAGTCCAGCGACACCACTTCGATGGTCACCGGCTTGACGTCGGATTGCAGCGGCCGGTAAGGGTCCAGCGCGTGCGAGGACTTCCAGGTCAGCACGGCCAGGATGGCGATGATGATGCAGGGAATGGTCCAGACCACGACTTCGATCCGGGTCGAGTGCGACCACTTGGGAAGGTATTCGGCTTCCGTATTGGAGGCGCGGTACTTCCAGGCGAAGTAGAGCGTCATGAAAATGACGGGCACCACGATCAACAGCATCAAGCCGAGAGCGGTGAGGAGCAGGGTTTTTTCCTGGGCGCCGATGTCTCCCTTGGGAGAGAGAATTTCCATCGAACAGCCGCCTAGCAGCATGACAGCGCCGACAGCTAGCGCGCGCGCGAGAGTCGCAAGGTGGGGGTGTTTCACGTACAGCCTTGGGATGGATGGAGAAAGGGTTCGCTGCCCTGCGGGTCCGTTCACACTGAGGGGAACTTCTCACAGAACCATTGATCAAGGGCTAGACTGTAGCCAGTGCTGCCGCCGAGGGGGTGCGACAAAATGACGCACCCCGGAAAAGTCCCAGGCGGTAATACG includes:
- a CDS encoding VWA domain-containing protein — translated: MQRFQRDPLPQGTSTDEMARFFEERVAVLERHFPPSVAQVYALPRLGSDASLEWWTSQEGAVTPFASLNETQQKALLARHAEHQAQLQSLARSLDARGMAPQANLVRSLQSRADPASMFSVEGHLLLTQGMPAPAAAPPSRRRWLWIALPLFLLLLLLALLCWWLWMRPAVPVPPAQTVPPEQIAPEPAAPPAKAEPDDKNWPTELVIVLDTSAAMNERAGQGSPSRAELASREIERLSQGLPSKTTAHLVRYGGGECRAPTYQGPFPASDRGQMLSAVKQSDNGGKASLGASLRRAAEAVDGKSRDALIFVFAGGPDRCDEDVCAVARELHAKQPRLRINQVDLTGQKNLDPCVAQETQGNAYTWGDHKGQSVDLSAEARKLLDAK
- a CDS encoding YajQ family cyclic di-GMP-binding protein, with protein sequence MPSFDVVSEVDKHELTNAVDQANRELSTRFDFKGSDAKFELEGYVVTQVASSAFQLKQMLDILRGRLGARGIDVRCLDEESPLENLGGARQKITIKQGIEQAVSKKLIAAIKASKLKVESQINGEKLRITGKKRDDLQAVMQLLRKTEVDLPLQFDNFRD
- a CDS encoding LysM peptidoglycan-binding domain-containing M23 family metallopeptidase; this encodes MRLLFATALLAVLAGCASSSVSPGFHRVESGETLSAIARRYNQSVPDLVRWNKLNSANRIEKGQLLRVQPPGGTSGTVASKPRSSAASPPPSAPRGAPVTGITLIWPAEGKLTRTYNGTSSNGLTIANASGTPVLAAAAGTVAYASHGLRGYGNLVILRHGNNFITIYAHNRKLLVKQGQSVKQGQQIAEMGNSDASSNQLYFELRRDGKPVNPTGVLPRR
- a CDS encoding methyl-accepting chemotaxis protein; this encodes MDGRPFKVVKYATDITRRITAAQTLRLAVQGLSENAVRASQANELAQQACRVAEQGGNTVENVITTMNTITASSRKISDIIGVMDRIAFQTNILALNAAVEAARAGTHGKGFAVVAAEVRSLAQSSASAAKEIKHLINTSVEQIGRGAELVQSAGSTMTDIVASSRRVTEIMSAVLQESLEQSAKLEGVTEDLGSANNGQQAATGLLALCDRAPAHAASGGGLS
- a CDS encoding SAM-dependent methyltransferase translates to MNDRNLSHGHTQPCVDLRSRIEQLGDLPGWPVERQLELLDTVAGSELGAFVMAHGGLDAHWTDVVVTHQSGSARNHADILLLERLPATLATRHRYGIFRQLLQAALRPRMTLLSIPCGTLTDLLSLDYRNAPEVHLIGVDIDAQALATARSRALQQGLPVDLRQQDAWQGDIAAEADIVVSHGLSSTNLTPSA
- the cyoD gene encoding cytochrome o ubiquinol oxidase subunit IV; the encoded protein is MSAHHDAAHADGGHGSLKSYIIGFILSIILTLGSFWLVMNGTFSRPLVLGGILVLCVVQLLVQLVFFMHMGTAKSEQDNLSAFLFTVMIIAIIVGGSIWVLHNMNANMLHPMP
- the cyoC gene encoding cytochrome o ubiquinol oxidase subunit III, which produces MTHAVASHSQDAHHGHEHHDDGSKTVFGFWVYLMSDLLIFSVLFATFAVLSGATAGGPTGRDLFDLNFVLVETMLLLISSFTFGVAMLNMYAGKTNKVIAWLVITFILGAGFIAMELYEFQHLIHQGAGPDRSAYLSSFFFLVGTHGLHVTAGLLWIIIMIIMVCRHGLDATNKRRLACLSLFWHFLDIVWICVFTFVYLMGAI
- the cyoB gene encoding cytochrome o ubiquinol oxidase subunit I codes for the protein MFGKLTLEAIPYHEPIVMVTLAAVALGGLALLGAITYFGKWKYLWTEWLTTVDHKRIGVMYIIVALVMLLRGFADAIMMRTQLAVASGDNPGFLPPHHYDQIFTAHGVIMIFFMAMPFITGLMNLIVPLQIGARDVAYPFLNSLSFWLFSAGVALIMMSLFVGEFAATGWLAYPPLSGLEYSPSVGVDYYIWALQISGLGTTLSGINFIVTILKMRAPGMTLMKMPVFTWTALVTNILIVAAFPVLAATLALLTADRYMGTHFFTNDGGGNAMMYVNLIWIWGHPEVYILILPCFGAFSEIIATYSRKPLFGYKSMVYATAAIGVLSFLVWLHHFFTMGAGANVNAFFGIATMIISIPTGVKVFNWLFTMYKGRVVFTTPVLWTVGFMVTFVIGGMTGVLMAIPAVSFVLHNSLFLIAHFHNVIIGGVVFGCIAAMTYWFPKAFGFKLNERLGRYSFWCWFIGFYLAFMPLYILGFKGMTRRLNHYDNPEWQPYLIVALIGAFFIALGIWFLLQQVVMSIVDRKNNQDLTGDPWNGRTLEWATSSPPPFYNFAHVPHVDSLDQHWEDKERGVAFKQPKTYEDIHMPRNTAAGIYIGAFGLIMSFGLIWHIWWLAIVGLVGMIGSFIVRAFDRDIDYYVPAAEVERIENEYYAKLQKAI
- the cyoA gene encoding ubiquinol oxidase subunit II produces the protein MKHPHLATLARALAVGAVMLLGGCSMEILSPKGDIGAQEKTLLLTALGLMLLIVVPVIFMTLYFAWKYRASNTEAEYLPKWSHSTRIEVVVWTIPCIIIAILAVLTWKSSHALDPYRPLQSDVKPVTIEVVSLDWKWLFIYPDYDIATVNQIAFPVNTPVNFRITSQSVMNSFFIPQLGSQIYSMSGMETKLHLNAFEVGDYAGISANYSGSGFSGMRFRALAMTQQGFDDWIAKARASNNPLTPAVYEALTKPSENNPVTMYSEVPTGMFDFIVHNQMSKMAGVDPATCTPATNNLIAVAE